The genome window ACCTACCCTTACTGTCAACACTTTTTTCCAAAAAAATTTATTTTTTTGAAAGTTTTTTTACTTTTTTGGTTTATATAAAAATATCAGGAGCATAAATGCTCCTGATTCCTCTATAATTTAATTGATGTTTTCAATCTCTTTTTGATCTCTATTCTTTTACTTCCAATAGACCGATGTCTCCATCTTCTCTACGGTAGATCACATTTGTTGTGTTGTCTTCTGCATCACGATAAATGAAGAAGTCGTGTGCTAATAGATCCATTTGAAGGATCGCTTCATCTAAATCCATTGGCTCTAGATCAATTGTTTTTGAGCGAACAACTTTTTCTGTGGTTGCTGCTTCTTCTACAACTGCATCGGTAAACAATTTACCTGCACCAGATTTAACACGATTTTTCTTTTCGATTTTTGTTTTATTCTTACGGATTTGACGTTCAATTTTATCTACAACTAGATCAATTGAACCGTACATATCTTGAGAGACATCTTCTGCACGAAGTGTGATAGATCCAAGCGGAATGGTTACTTCTACTTTTGCGGTCTTTTCACGGTAAACTTTTAAGTTTACTCGAGCGTCTAGCTCTTGATCTGCCTGAAAATATTTTTCAATCTTTTCGAGTTTAGAAACGACATAGTCGCGAATGGCTTCTGTTACTTCTAGGTTTTCACCACGGATACTATATTTAATCATATTAGTACCTACTTTCTAAACATTATGTTTTTATTTATATGTATATTATAACGCTTTCATAAACTTTTTGCAAATCTTTTTTTACCTTGCGATTGAAAATGTCTTTATTTCTTTCACACCTTTTTCAATTAGTAGGCGCTTCATTAATTCGATTGTTTTGCCAGTTGTGTAGATATCATCGAAGATAAGATATTTCTGCTTTTTTGAAACTTCTCCTTTTAATTGAAAGTGTTGAGAGGTTTTTAATCGTTCTTCTCTTGTTT of Streptococcus sp. S5 contains these proteins:
- the hpf gene encoding ribosome hibernation-promoting factor, HPF/YfiA family; amino-acid sequence: MIKYSIRGENLEVTEAIRDYVVSKLEKIEKYFQADQELDARVNLKVYREKTAKVEVTIPLGSITLRAEDVSQDMYGSIDLVVDKIERQIRKNKTKIEKKNRVKSGAGKLFTDAVVEEAATTEKVVRSKTIDLEPMDLDEAILQMDLLAHDFFIYRDAEDNTTNVIYRREDGDIGLLEVKE